The Pantoea phytobeneficialis genomic sequence GAGACAAGGAGTACATCCCAGGCGGCCAGGCGATATGCAGCGGCTGCACCGTTTCCGTCCGTTGATTGGCCGGCGTGTTGCGCGCCACCGTGTCGGCGGTGGCGGGTGTCGCATTGGTGATCACCGTTGTCGCATAGGGACGCGGTGCAGGCGGTAACAGGTTGCTGACGGCGTTGTTCAAATCGGGGCGTAATAAGGCGCGCAGTTCAGCGGCCTGATTAATATCGAAAATCACCAACTGATTGCCGCGACTTTGCAGATGACGGTACAACGATGCCACCACCGCGCGGGTGCTGACGGTGGAATCCATCACTGACTGGAAGGTTAATACCGGCGCCAGGCTAGCCAGCCCCTGATGGTGTGATTGCAACAAAATTTGTTGTTGTAGCGCCTGCGTCAGCAGCCACGACTGGCGCGCCGCTTTGACCGGAAACGAGTTGTATTTATAGGGGTTAAACTCCGGCATCACATTCAGCCAGGCCGCTTTGGCAAAAGCCGGTAACACCGAAGGCAGGCCCGCCAGGCCAGCAAAACGGGCGAAGGTCGTTACACCAATCATGGGCGACAGCAGTACAATCTGTTGCGGCTGGCGCAGCGCTGGATCGTTGAGCGCATCCAGCGCATACTTCATTGCCAGCGCTCCGCCGTTGGAATATCCCACCAGGTGCAGCGGCACCGCTTTACCGGCACGCCTTGTCGCTTCGCGCACCGCCAGTCGGGTCACCGCCAGCCACTGCTCCCAGTTGACGCGGGTTAACGCGCCCGGTGCCGTGCCATGCCCCGGCAAACGTGGCACCACCGCCACGAATCCTTGTTGACGATAATCTTCTGCCAGATAGCGCATGCTGTAGGGGGAGTCGGTCAGACCGTGCAGCAGAACCACCGCGCCGCGCGGCGTGCTTTGCGGCATCAGAATAAATGAACGATTCCAGTCTGGTTGAAAGCGCGCCGGATAAACCAGGCTTTGTGCGTAGTAGCGATTGAGCGGTGTTTTTTCTGCATCGTCCAGGGTGTTGGTAATGTCGCGTTGCATCTCGGCGAAAATCGCCGCTTCCCGCGCCTGATAATCGGCGAAAGTGGCGTGGTCGATCTCTTTTTCGTTCATCTCATCCGCTGACCAGGTATGCCAGCTTTGAAGCGGTGCACCACGTTCAGACTGATAAATACGCGCAATCAGGAAAATGACGGCGATGATCACAATGCCCGCCAGGATAAGTTTCAGCAACGAGATCAGAGTTGGCCCTGGCCGGTTCAGCCACTGTTGCACGCGCGACATCGCCATATAATTTCCCGTGATTTAAAAACCGATACGTAGCCACGCGAACAGCACATTGCCGTTGTTGTAGGTGCCGGGGATATAGGTAAATTGCACGGTTGCGCGCTTATAACCCGCCGAGAACAGCGGCAGCACAATCGGCAGCGGCACGTAATTCGCAAAGTCGTCACGCGCGGTGATACCCGCCGTCAGACCAAGCCCGAGGCGAAAATCATGCGCATTATCGAGATACCAACCTTTTTCCCACCCGTAACCGACAATCGGCTGCCACATATTATGCGAGTCTTTAAACATCATGGCGTAGAGCGCGCTCCAATTACCCTCGTCATTATAACGGGAGACACCGAAACCACCGCCCCACGGCGTTTCGTTATAGTTATCGGTTTTTTCTTTGTCGTAGGCGAAACGGGCATGCCAGGCGATAAACGGTAGATAGAGATCGTAATTTTGCGGTTGTTCCCAGGTCTGGGAAATATCATTGGTTAACCAGTTCCATCCGTTGCTGAGGGTGCCTTCAGCCTGAACGGGGGCCACAGAGAAAAACAGAACCACATACAAAGCCGCCAGAAAACTTCGCATGGTTTATCCTTAAGAAACATTTAAATAGAGCTTAAAGTCTGGGAAGTTTCTGAAGGATTTGCAAATACAGAAGCAGGAAATATTGTCACTGGTCAGGTTGTGTTAATTTTTTTCCATTAATTCGCGCACCGTCGAGATAAATTGCGGCCAGTGGCGGAAACGAATCGCGGGCATATTGGCATGGCGATGTGATTTGAGCGACTGAACAAATGCCGCCGCCTGAGCTGCGACTTCATGATTATTATGC encodes the following:
- the pagP gene encoding lipid IV(A) palmitoyltransferase PagP, encoding MRSFLAALYVVLFFSVAPVQAEGTLSNGWNWLTNDISQTWEQPQNYDLYLPFIAWHARFAYDKEKTDNYNETPWGGGFGVSRYNDEGNWSALYAMMFKDSHNMWQPIVGYGWEKGWYLDNAHDFRLGLGLTAGITARDDFANYVPLPIVLPLFSAGYKRATVQFTYIPGTYNNGNVLFAWLRIGF
- a CDS encoding alpha/beta hydrolase, giving the protein MAMSRVQQWLNRPGPTLISLLKLILAGIVIIAVIFLIARIYQSERGAPLQSWHTWSADEMNEKEIDHATFADYQAREAAIFAEMQRDITNTLDDAEKTPLNRYYAQSLVYPARFQPDWNRSFILMPQSTPRGAVVLLHGLTDSPYSMRYLAEDYRQQGFVAVVPRLPGHGTAPGALTRVNWEQWLAVTRLAVREATRRAGKAVPLHLVGYSNGGALAMKYALDALNDPALRQPQQIVLLSPMIGVTTFARFAGLAGLPSVLPAFAKAAWLNVMPEFNPYKYNSFPVKAARQSWLLTQALQQQILLQSHHQGLASLAPVLTFQSVMDSTVSTRAVVASLYRHLQSRGNQLVIFDINQAAELRALLRPDLNNAVSNLLPPAPRPYATTVITNATPATADTVARNTPANQRTETVQPLHIAWPPGMYSLSHVAVPFPLTDSLYGLQPAEKNQFGISLGAISLRGESNTLSVGLDTLMRANSNPFFDYMMARINHHIACSHQPDIATCFGEQ